Proteins encoded by one window of Sinorhizobium arboris LMG 14919:
- a CDS encoding NAD-dependent epimerase/dehydratase family protein, producing MPKDANQPTVLITGSSGFLGQAIAHRLKDRYRVIGLDLSPPKGRSEIEETIELDITSDESVEKAIEAARNRSGGHVASVIHLAAYYDTTGKDNPKYDAVNVEGTRRLLKALQDLPTDQLIYASTLLVQAPSPAKGTRIDEDAPLDPAWAYPKSKAETEAVIAKERGAIRTATLRLAGVYDEDCRAAFIAQQIARIFERLPTAYLFSGDLEAGQPYLHKDDLVEAFVQTVERRNELPEESVFLIGEEETLSYGELQKRIGRLVHGEDWRTLALPKSLAKPGAWMQTEILDQDSEIKPWMIENSDDHYEIDISRARNELGWQPRHSLAVTLPEMIRRLKQDPTDWYAKNKLEPSVVAASDPEIEQAEQRLAQPLERSDAEVEVAIEEHRLRTLWAPLANVALGLWLVASPATLGLFDPVSAPLPPALGHEIAEPAIRNARLGISEILSGLLVAAFALLGMYRRWSHAQWITAALGVWIMLAPLIFWTTSPAAYATDTLAGMLIVAFAVMIAPTPGIRPRALAADDDRPLGWSYSPSSFTQRMPIVALAFVGLFVSRYLAAYQMGHVDGLWDPFFGPGEAPVRNGSEAVVTSWVSKGFPIADAGLGAFAYGLDILAGSIGDSRRWRTMPWMVLLFGLLIVPLGAVSVSFIIIQPPLIGALCTLCIVQAAVTVVLIPYSIDEVLATIQYLWRVTKAGEPFWRTFWMGGPAISEDQTPAPDLNRPASELLKEFIVGGVNFPWTLVASTLLGAFLMTTPLVFGSVPPLYHSDHILGCVVILVAVTAMAEVVRPVRFLNVALGAWVAASPFLLAGGSTAATVANLAIGLALVALSLPRGTRSDEHYGGWDRAIV from the coding sequence ATGCCGAAAGATGCAAACCAGCCGACCGTCCTCATCACCGGTTCGAGCGGCTTCCTGGGTCAGGCGATCGCGCATCGTCTGAAGGACCGCTACCGGGTCATCGGACTCGACCTGTCCCCTCCGAAGGGACGCTCCGAGATCGAAGAGACGATCGAGCTCGACATCACCTCCGACGAAAGCGTGGAGAAGGCGATCGAGGCGGCGCGCAACCGCAGCGGCGGGCACGTAGCGTCCGTGATTCATCTGGCCGCCTATTACGACACGACCGGCAAGGACAACCCCAAATACGATGCCGTAAATGTCGAGGGAACGCGACGGCTGTTGAAGGCACTGCAGGACCTTCCGACCGACCAGTTGATATACGCGAGCACGCTCCTGGTGCAGGCACCGAGCCCCGCCAAGGGAACACGGATCGACGAGGATGCGCCATTGGACCCGGCCTGGGCCTATCCCAAGTCGAAGGCCGAGACCGAGGCGGTGATCGCGAAGGAGCGGGGGGCGATCAGGACCGCGACCCTTCGCCTCGCCGGCGTCTATGACGAGGACTGCCGCGCCGCCTTCATCGCGCAGCAGATTGCCCGTATCTTCGAACGCCTGCCGACTGCCTATCTATTCAGCGGCGATCTCGAGGCGGGCCAGCCTTACCTGCACAAGGACGATCTGGTCGAGGCCTTCGTGCAGACCGTCGAACGCCGCAACGAACTGCCGGAGGAAAGCGTGTTCCTGATCGGCGAGGAGGAAACGCTCTCTTACGGCGAATTGCAGAAGCGCATCGGTCGGCTGGTCCACGGGGAGGACTGGCGCACGCTCGCTCTGCCCAAGAGCCTTGCCAAGCCGGGGGCATGGATGCAGACCGAGATTCTCGACCAGGACTCCGAGATCAAGCCGTGGATGATCGAGAACTCGGACGATCATTACGAGATCGACATCTCCCGTGCCCGCAACGAGCTCGGCTGGCAGCCGAGGCACAGCCTCGCTGTGACGCTGCCGGAAATGATCCGGCGGCTCAAGCAGGACCCGACCGACTGGTACGCGAAGAACAAGCTGGAGCCCTCCGTTGTCGCGGCCTCGGATCCGGAGATCGAGCAGGCGGAGCAAAGGCTGGCTCAACCGCTGGAGCGCAGCGATGCCGAAGTCGAAGTTGCCATCGAGGAGCACCGGCTGCGCACGCTTTGGGCGCCGCTCGCAAACGTCGCGCTCGGCCTTTGGCTCGTTGCCTCGCCTGCGACGCTCGGCCTCTTCGACCCCGTCAGCGCGCCGCTGCCGCCGGCGCTTGGCCACGAGATCGCCGAACCCGCCATCCGCAATGCCCGTCTCGGGATCAGCGAGATCCTGTCCGGGTTGCTCGTTGCGGCCTTCGCCCTTCTGGGCATGTACCGGCGCTGGTCCCACGCGCAATGGATCACGGCCGCGCTCGGCGTCTGGATCATGCTGGCGCCGCTCATCTTCTGGACGACCAGTCCCGCGGCCTACGCGACGGACACGCTTGCCGGCATGCTGATCGTGGCTTTTGCGGTGATGATTGCGCCGACGCCGGGGATCCGGCCGCGGGCGCTCGCCGCCGACGACGACCGGCCGCTCGGCTGGAGCTATTCGCCGTCCTCCTTCACCCAGCGCATGCCGATCGTCGCGCTCGCCTTTGTCGGCCTCTTCGTCTCGCGCTATCTCGCCGCCTATCAGATGGGCCATGTCGACGGGCTGTGGGACCCATTCTTCGGGCCGGGTGAAGCCCCCGTTCGCAACGGCAGCGAGGCGGTCGTGACCTCCTGGGTGTCCAAAGGCTTTCCGATCGCCGATGCCGGCCTTGGCGCCTTCGCCTACGGGCTGGATATCCTGGCCGGCTCGATCGGGGACAGCCGCCGCTGGCGCACCATGCCCTGGATGGTGCTCCTCTTCGGCCTCCTCATCGTGCCCCTCGGCGCCGTCAGCGTCTCCTTCATCATCATCCAGCCGCCGCTTATCGGCGCGCTCTGCACGCTCTGCATCGTCCAGGCGGCCGTCACCGTCGTGCTCATCCCCTATTCGATCGACGAGGTGCTCGCCACCATCCAGTATCTCTGGCGCGTCACGAAGGCGGGCGAGCCCTTCTGGCGGACCTTCTGGATGGGTGGCCCGGCCATTTCGGAGGACCAGACGCCGGCGCCCGACCTCAACCGCCCGGCCTCCGAGCTGTTGAAGGAATTCATCGTCGGCGGCGTCAACTTCCCCTGGACGCTGGTCGCGAGCACATTGCTCGGCGCGTTCCTGATGACGACGCCCTTGGTTTTCGGCAGCGTCCCGCCGCTCTATCACAGCGACCACATCCTCGGTTGCGTCGTGATCCTGGTCGCCGTCACCGCCATGGCGGAGGTGGTGCGCCCGGTTCGCTTCCTCAATGTGGCGCTCGGCGCCTGGGTAGCGGCCTCGCCGTTCCTGCTTGCCGGCGGCAGCACAGCGGCCACCGTCGCCAATCTCGCGATCGGTCTGGCATTGGTCGCACTCAGCCTGCCGCGCGGGACGCGCAGCGATGAGCATTATGGCGGGTGGGACCGGGCCATCGTCTGA
- a CDS encoding ZIP family metal transporter yields MNNDLLIILGTAAAAAVASPLGGLVAISLRPSSLVLSIGVGFAAGVLMGTFAFEMMPTSMKLAGLPLAVAGFLLGLGLVYVLDLYVNRWKMAGPEADQRAEVDRLHRRRKPRGSNVAVLAGGTSAEELIEGMTIGVGATFEPKVALIVGLAICIDNFSEGMSIGELTLDEERKNARHRTLGWTSLIGLSLFVSAVAGWLLLKGLAQPVTGFLFATGAGGMFYLTITDLVPEAESHQFQQSSAIANAVGFLIVMVLAQMS; encoded by the coding sequence ATGAATAATGATCTCCTGATCATCCTTGGGACTGCCGCGGCCGCCGCCGTCGCATCGCCCTTGGGCGGCCTGGTGGCGATCTCGCTCAGGCCGTCGAGCCTCGTGCTCTCGATCGGCGTCGGCTTCGCGGCCGGCGTCCTCATGGGCACCTTCGCTTTCGAGATGATGCCCACCTCCATGAAACTCGCAGGTCTTCCGCTTGCCGTTGCCGGATTTCTGCTCGGCCTCGGACTCGTCTATGTCCTCGACCTCTACGTCAACCGCTGGAAAATGGCCGGACCGGAAGCGGACCAAAGGGCCGAGGTCGATCGCCTGCATCGGCGGCGCAAGCCGCGCGGGAGCAATGTCGCGGTGCTCGCCGGCGGCACGAGTGCGGAAGAGCTGATCGAAGGAATGACGATCGGTGTCGGCGCCACCTTCGAGCCGAAGGTGGCGCTGATCGTGGGTCTCGCGATCTGCATCGATAATTTCAGCGAAGGAATGAGCATCGGCGAATTGACGCTCGACGAGGAGCGGAAGAACGCGAGGCACCGGACACTCGGATGGACCTCCCTCATCGGCCTCTCCCTTTTCGTGTCCGCCGTGGCAGGGTGGCTGCTGCTGAAAGGCCTGGCCCAGCCGGTCACCGGTTTTCTATTCGCGACGGGAGCGGGCGGAATGTTCTACCTCACCATCACCGACCTCGTGCCGGAGGCGGAGTCGCATCAGTTCCAGCAATCTTCGGCGATCGCCAACGCCGTCGGCTTCCTGATTGTCATGGTGCTTGCGCAGATGAGCTGA
- a CDS encoding alpha/beta fold hydrolase encodes MTRLNALFLALISTALATPLFASDDRLVRTDRFVTLAGGDRLFVREVRPAEQQQAVSAVLLIHGARVPSLASFDLAVPGGSIAAELAAEGHSVYLLDLRGYGASSRPLEMDAPPGGGTPLMRTDEAVSDVAAAVEAVAEWSGDGKVSILGWATGGQWAAAFAARHPGRVERIILYNSLYGASDRHPTLGRGSPLEAPDRPGSLNMDALGAYRLNTAESLFAAWDKSIPVPDKSEWRDPAVARAYADMALSSDPTSARRTPPSFRAPSGAMADSFELAFGRKQWNAAALTMPVLVIRSQRDFWSRPEDAAAIAREAPQASLVELSDATHFVHLDRNEAGRSAFLSAVIQFLLPGLDHATR; translated from the coding sequence ATGACAAGACTCAATGCGCTCTTCCTCGCCCTCATCTCAACTGCGCTCGCTACGCCGCTTTTCGCGAGCGACGATCGACTTGTGCGCACCGACCGATTCGTGACGCTTGCCGGGGGCGACAGGCTTTTCGTGCGCGAAGTGCGACCGGCCGAACAGCAGCAAGCGGTGTCCGCCGTTCTGCTGATCCATGGCGCGCGCGTGCCTTCGCTCGCTTCGTTCGATCTCGCGGTGCCCGGCGGCTCGATCGCGGCCGAGCTGGCGGCGGAGGGCCATTCGGTCTACCTCCTCGATCTCCGCGGCTATGGCGCCTCAAGCCGGCCGCTCGAAATGGATGCACCGCCCGGCGGAGGCACGCCTCTCATGCGAACCGATGAAGCGGTCTCCGACGTCGCCGCGGCCGTCGAGGCGGTTGCGGAATGGAGCGGCGACGGCAAGGTCAGCATTCTCGGATGGGCGACGGGGGGGCAATGGGCCGCGGCCTTTGCCGCCCGCCATCCGGGTCGCGTGGAACGAATCATCCTCTACAACAGCCTTTATGGTGCCTCCGACCGGCATCCGACGCTCGGGCGAGGCTCGCCGCTCGAGGCCCCCGATCGTCCGGGCAGTCTGAACATGGATGCGCTTGGCGCCTATCGGCTCAACACCGCGGAAAGTCTGTTTGCGGCCTGGGACAAGAGCATCCCCGTTCCCGATAAATCCGAGTGGCGCGACCCCGCTGTCGCCCGCGCCTACGCCGACATGGCGCTGTCCTCCGATCCCACCTCCGCGCGGAGAACGCCGCCGAGTTTCCGCGCGCCGAGCGGCGCGATGGCTGACAGTTTTGAACTGGCGTTCGGCCGCAAGCAGTGGAATGCGGCGGCATTGACGATGCCGGTGCTCGTCATCCGTTCACAGCGCGACTTCTGGAGCCGTCCGGAGGATGCAGCGGCTATTGCGCGAGAGGCGCCGCAAGCGAGCCTCGTCGAGCTTTCGGACGCTACCCACTTCGTGCATCTCGACCGCAACGAAGCGGGGCGTTCAGCTTTCCTGTCGGCGGTCATTCAGTTCCTGCTGCCGGGCCTGGATCACGCGACGCGATAG
- a CDS encoding LysR family transcriptional regulator, producing the protein MELRHLRHFVAVAETLHMGRAAQLLGMAQPPLSQSIARLERELGVKLFERAHRRLALTRAGASLLPEARRTLQDAEAARTVARGAGNGTAGDVRIGFVSAALYELLPSLVVSLRQEFPMIRPVLTEMATNEQVAALAEGTIDFGICHPPLGSPERLDIIPVADETLIAAIPEDGRTGPVTISELARMGLVLFPAAQGPSLHARILDAFAEAGHDVSIRQPATRALTMLSLVAAGVGAALLPRSTERISFKGVRFAPIEGQQLPALPIAAIARRRPRPLIVDTVLGVFNHSLEAGIGAANGIGANKLRTA; encoded by the coding sequence ATGGAACTTCGTCACCTACGTCATTTCGTCGCCGTGGCCGAAACCCTGCATATGGGGCGCGCCGCGCAGCTGCTCGGCATGGCGCAGCCGCCGCTGAGCCAGTCCATCGCACGGCTGGAGAGGGAGCTCGGCGTGAAGCTTTTCGAACGCGCGCACCGCCGGCTTGCGCTGACGCGGGCGGGCGCTTCGCTGCTTCCCGAGGCGCGACGGACGCTGCAGGATGCGGAGGCGGCACGGACGGTTGCCCGCGGCGCGGGTAACGGGACCGCCGGCGACGTCCGGATCGGTTTCGTCTCCGCTGCGCTGTACGAGCTGCTGCCGTCGCTGGTGGTCTCGCTGCGGCAGGAGTTTCCGATGATCCGGCCCGTGCTTACTGAAATGGCGACGAATGAACAGGTGGCCGCGCTTGCGGAGGGAACGATCGATTTCGGCATATGCCACCCGCCGCTCGGCAGTCCGGAACGACTGGACATCATTCCAGTCGCCGACGAGACGCTCATTGCCGCCATACCGGAGGACGGGCGTACTGGTCCGGTCACCATCTCCGAGCTTGCCCGAATGGGATTGGTGCTCTTCCCCGCCGCCCAGGGCCCTTCCTTGCACGCGCGCATTCTCGACGCCTTCGCGGAAGCCGGGCACGACGTTTCGATTCGGCAGCCGGCGACGCGTGCGCTGACCATGCTTTCGCTGGTTGCCGCGGGGGTCGGCGCCGCTCTTCTGCCACGCTCGACAGAGCGCATATCGTTCAAGGGCGTTCGCTTCGCTCCCATCGAAGGTCAGCAACTGCCCGCCTTGCCTATTGCCGCGATAGCGCGGCGCCGCCCACGTCCCTTGATCGTCGACACGGTGCTCGGCGTATTCAACCACAGCCTGGAAGCAGGTATCGGCGCAGCGAACGGGATTGGGGCAAACAAGCTCAGGACGGCATGA
- a CDS encoding ATP-dependent DNA ligase, giving the protein MASPAHGKPKKETAPSSAAKKAGGFPLPVSTAPMEARSATELPGGDAWQYEPKWDGFRCLAFKSGDEVDIRAKSGKPLGRFFPEIVALLRRLEPDMFVLDGELVIEVDGRLSFDALQMRLHPAASRVQKLSQETPAKLILFDMLAGTDGTVLTDQPLTARRACLEPFARENTVTEMLVLSPFTFDVKEARRWLTSWEAGATDGVVAKRRDGAYECGERAMMKVKRLRTADCVVGGFRYESNSSLVGSLLLGLYDTEGLLNHVGFTATISDKERPALTRQLEALREPPGFTGKAPGGPSRWSSERSGEWEPVRPELVVEVRFDHVGNRRFRHGTKLMRWRPDKDPRQCTYQQIMPS; this is encoded by the coding sequence ATGGCGTCGCCCGCACATGGGAAGCCGAAGAAGGAGACCGCTCCGTCAAGCGCGGCGAAGAAGGCGGGCGGCTTTCCGCTGCCCGTCAGCACGGCGCCGATGGAGGCCCGCTCCGCGACCGAGCTCCCCGGCGGCGACGCATGGCAATACGAGCCGAAGTGGGACGGCTTTCGCTGCCTTGCGTTCAAGTCCGGCGACGAAGTCGACATAAGGGCGAAATCCGGCAAGCCGCTCGGACGCTTCTTCCCCGAGATCGTCGCCCTGCTGCGCCGACTGGAGCCGGACATGTTCGTCCTCGACGGCGAACTGGTGATCGAGGTCGACGGGCGCCTTTCCTTCGACGCCCTGCAGATGCGCCTGCATCCGGCGGCAAGCCGCGTGCAAAAGCTCTCGCAGGAGACACCGGCCAAACTCATCCTGTTCGACATGCTGGCCGGCACCGACGGAACGGTCCTGACCGATCAGCCCCTCACAGCACGGCGCGCCTGCCTCGAACCCTTCGCCAGGGAGAATACGGTTACCGAGATGCTGGTGCTTTCACCCTTCACCTTCGACGTCAAGGAGGCTCGGCGGTGGCTCACCTCATGGGAGGCGGGTGCCACCGACGGGGTCGTCGCAAAGCGGCGCGACGGTGCGTATGAATGCGGCGAAAGGGCAATGATGAAGGTCAAACGGCTGAGGACGGCCGATTGCGTCGTCGGCGGCTTCCGTTACGAGAGCAACAGTTCGCTCGTCGGCTCGCTCCTGCTCGGTCTTTACGACACCGAGGGACTGCTGAACCATGTGGGCTTTACCGCTACAATCTCGGACAAGGAGCGGCCTGCCTTGACGCGCCAGCTCGAGGCTTTACGGGAACCGCCGGGCTTCACCGGCAAGGCACCGGGTGGGCCTAGCCGCTGGAGCAGCGAGCGCAGCGGCGAATGGGAGCCGGTTCGCCCGGAACTGGTCGTCGAGGTCCGGTTCGACCATGTCGGCAACCGGCGCTTTCGCCACGGTACGAAACTCATGCGATGGCGGCCGGACAAGGACCCGCGCCAATGTACCTATCAGCAGATCATGCCGTCCTGA
- a CDS encoding catalase: MAKKPSANTKPATIHDQKATRGNGGELHQIAEGDTPVMTTAQGGPVADDQNSLRAGERGPTLIEDFHFREKIFHFDHERIPERVVHARGYGVHGFFETYESLAAYTRADLFQRPGERTPAFVRFSTVAGSKGSFDLARDVRGFAVKIYTKEGNWDLVGNNIPVFFIQDAIKFPDVIHSVKPEPDREFPQAQSAHDNFWDFISLTPESMHMIMWIMSDRAIPRSFRFMEGFGVHTFRFVNDKDESTFVKFHWKPKLGLQSVVWNEAVKINGADPDFHRRDMWQAIQSGNFPEWDLHVQLFDQDFADKFDFDILDPTKIIPEEVLPTKPVGRLVLDRMPENFFAETEQVAFMTQNVPPGIDFSDDPLLQGRNFSYLDTQLKRLGSPNFTHLPINAPKCPFQHFQQDGHMAMRNPVGRVNYQPNSWGEGPRESPMKGFRHFPSEEQGPKQRIRAESFADHYSQARQFFISQTPPEQRHIADALTFELSKVETPVIRERMVAHLLNIDETLGKKVGHALGLETMPEPAAAAVATRQDLDPSPALSIIQRGPKRFEGRKLGILATDGADAALLDALIAAVEKEKAVFELIAPKVGGFTGSDGKRIAAHQMLDGGPSVLYDAVVLLPSAEAVTDLIGVATAQDFVADAFAHCKYIGYVGAAVPLLQRAGIAGLLDEGTIELTDAASAAAFLRELGKLRVWGREPSVKLK, from the coding sequence ATGGCCAAGAAACCCTCTGCAAATACGAAACCGGCCACCATTCATGACCAGAAAGCGACACGCGGCAACGGTGGAGAGCTTCACCAGATCGCCGAAGGCGACACGCCCGTCATGACGACGGCCCAGGGCGGCCCCGTCGCCGACGACCAAAACAGTCTGCGCGCCGGCGAACGCGGCCCGACGCTCATCGAGGATTTCCACTTTCGCGAGAAGATCTTCCATTTCGATCACGAGCGCATTCCCGAGCGGGTCGTGCATGCCCGCGGCTACGGCGTGCATGGCTTCTTCGAGACCTACGAATCGCTTGCAGCCTACACCCGGGCGGATCTGTTCCAGCGCCCGGGCGAGCGCACCCCCGCCTTCGTGCGCTTCTCGACGGTCGCCGGAAGCAAGGGCTCCTTCGACCTCGCCCGCGACGTTCGCGGTTTCGCGGTCAAGATCTACACAAAGGAGGGCAATTGGGATCTCGTCGGCAACAACATCCCGGTCTTCTTCATCCAGGACGCGATCAAGTTCCCCGACGTCATACATTCGGTAAAGCCGGAACCGGACCGGGAGTTTCCGCAGGCGCAGTCCGCCCATGACAATTTCTGGGACTTCATCAGCCTCACGCCGGAAAGCATGCACATGATCATGTGGATCATGTCGGACCGGGCGATCCCCCGTTCGTTCCGGTTCATGGAAGGCTTCGGCGTCCACACTTTCCGTTTCGTCAATGACAAGGACGAGTCCACCTTCGTCAAATTCCATTGGAAGCCGAAGCTCGGGCTGCAATCGGTCGTCTGGAACGAGGCCGTGAAGATCAATGGCGCCGATCCTGACTTCCACCGGCGCGATATGTGGCAAGCCATCCAGTCCGGCAACTTCCCGGAATGGGACCTGCACGTGCAGCTTTTCGATCAGGACTTCGCCGACAAGTTCGATTTCGACATTCTCGATCCGACCAAGATCATCCCGGAGGAAGTGCTGCCGACGAAGCCTGTGGGCCGGCTTGTGCTCGATCGCATGCCGGAGAATTTCTTCGCCGAAACCGAGCAGGTCGCCTTCATGACGCAGAACGTGCCGCCGGGCATCGACTTCAGCGACGATCCATTGCTGCAGGGGCGAAACTTCTCCTATCTCGACACGCAGCTGAAGCGGCTCGGCAGCCCGAACTTCACCCATCTTCCGATCAACGCGCCGAAATGTCCCTTCCAGCACTTTCAGCAGGACGGCCACATGGCCATGCGCAACCCCGTCGGGCGCGTGAACTACCAGCCCAATTCCTGGGGCGAGGGGCCGCGCGAGTCGCCCATGAAAGGCTTCCGCCATTTTCCTTCCGAGGAGCAGGGCCCGAAGCAGCGCATCCGCGCCGAGAGCTTTGCCGACCATTACAGCCAGGCCCGGCAGTTCTTCATCAGCCAGACGCCGCCCGAACAGCGTCACATCGCCGACGCCCTGACCTTCGAATTGAGCAAGGTGGAGACGCCTGTCATCCGCGAGCGGATGGTCGCGCATCTTCTCAATATCGACGAGACGCTGGGAAAGAAGGTCGGCCACGCGCTCGGTCTGGAGACGATGCCGGAACCGGCGGCCGCGGCCGTTGCCACTCGCCAGGACCTCGACCCGTCGCCGGCCCTCAGCATCATTCAGCGTGGGCCGAAGCGTTTCGAGGGCCGCAAGCTCGGAATATTGGCGACGGACGGCGCGGACGCCGCGCTTCTCGACGCCTTGATAGCGGCGGTCGAGAAGGAGAAGGCGGTGTTCGAGCTGATCGCGCCGAAAGTCGGCGGCTTCACCGGCTCCGACGGAAAACGCATCGCCGCCCACCAGATGCTCGATGGTGGCCCGTCGGTACTCTACGACGCGGTGGTCCTGCTTCCTTCCGCAGAGGCCGTCACGGATCTGATCGGCGTCGCCACCGCGCAGGATTTCGTGGCCGATGCCTTCGCCCATTGCAAATATATCGGCTATGTCGGCGCCGCGGTTCCCCTTCTCCAGAGGGCCGGCATTGCGGGACTGCTCGATGAGGGAACGATCGAGCTCACCGACGCTGCGAGTGCTGCCGCCTTCCTCAGGGAACTCGGCAAGCTCCGCGTCTGGGGAAGAGAGCCCTCGGTCAAGCTGAAATAG
- a CDS encoding pyridoxamine 5'-phosphate oxidase family protein: MEAPILAHSPWHGGEIALQKRLGVEARMDEVGRRVMRDHLIDQHREFYPLLPMVVLGSVDRDGDAWATLRAGEPGFLHAPDEKRLTVELPREPADPAEAGMEDGAPLALLGIDLGTRRRNRLNGTLRRHARGFDLGVDQSFGNCPKYIQLRRVHFVRDPSVPPAVPPVSSFELDAAARTLVAQADTFFVATYADLAGGRQLDVSHRGGRTGFVHVGDDGWLTVPDFVGNRFFNTLGNIVVNPRAGLTFPDFSTGGLLQMTGEAELLSEAPNRVPLDGAERFWRFRPRRVVWRADALPIRYDLAGAG, from the coding sequence ATGGAGGCTCCCATTCTCGCACATTCGCCCTGGCACGGGGGCGAAATCGCCCTGCAGAAGCGGCTGGGTGTGGAAGCGCGCATGGACGAGGTCGGACGCCGGGTCATGCGCGACCACCTGATCGACCAGCACCGGGAATTCTATCCGCTTCTGCCGATGGTCGTGCTGGGCTCGGTCGACCGCGACGGTGACGCCTGGGCGACGCTCCGGGCGGGCGAACCCGGCTTCCTCCATGCGCCGGACGAAAAAAGACTGACCGTCGAGCTCCCGCGGGAGCCGGCGGACCCTGCCGAGGCGGGTATGGAGGACGGCGCTCCCCTCGCCCTCCTCGGAATCGACCTCGGCACCCGCCGGCGCAACCGGCTGAACGGCACGCTCAGACGGCATGCCCGCGGTTTCGACCTCGGCGTCGACCAGAGCTTCGGCAACTGTCCGAAATACATCCAGCTCCGGCGGGTTCATTTCGTGCGCGACCCGTCCGTGCCGCCTGCCGTGCCGCCCGTTTCGAGCTTCGAGCTCGACGCCGCCGCGCGTACTCTGGTGGCGCAGGCGGACACGTTCTTCGTCGCAACCTATGCCGATCTCGCCGGAGGGCGCCAGCTCGACGTTTCCCATCGCGGCGGCCGTACGGGATTCGTGCATGTCGGAGACGACGGCTGGCTGACGGTTCCGGATTTCGTCGGCAACCGCTTCTTCAACACGCTCGGCAACATCGTGGTCAATCCGCGCGCCGGGCTCACTTTCCCGGACTTCTCCACGGGCGGCCTCCTGCAGATGACCGGCGAGGCCGAGCTCCTGTCCGAAGCTCCGAACCGCGTACCTCTCGACGGCGCCGAGCGCTTCTGGCGCTTCCGTCCGCGTCGCGTCGTCTGGCGCGCCGACGCGCTACCGATCCGCTACGACCTTGCCGGAGCGGGATGA
- a CDS encoding glutathione S-transferase family protein produces MKLYHHPLSGHAHRARLFLSLLGVEHELVVVDLAGREHKQADFLKLNPFGQVPVLDDAGTIISDSNAILVYLAKKTGRTDWLPDDAAGAAAVQRWLSVAAGQIAHGPAQARLINVFKAPYRPEEVIPRSHAILALIEQELTGRGWVAADRPTIADVALYSYVARAPEGDVDLQPYPEIRAWLTRIEALPGFVEFEKTPVGLAA; encoded by the coding sequence ATGAAACTCTATCACCATCCCCTCTCCGGCCACGCGCACCGCGCCCGCCTGTTCCTCTCACTGCTCGGTGTCGAGCATGAGCTGGTGGTCGTCGATCTCGCCGGGAGAGAACACAAGCAAGCGGATTTCCTGAAGCTCAATCCCTTCGGTCAGGTTCCGGTGCTCGACGATGCCGGCACGATCATCTCTGACTCAAACGCCATTCTCGTCTATCTGGCTAAGAAGACCGGCCGCACGGACTGGTTGCCGGATGATGCCGCGGGGGCGGCTGCCGTTCAGCGCTGGCTTTCGGTGGCTGCCGGGCAGATCGCCCATGGTCCGGCCCAGGCGCGGCTCATCAACGTGTTCAAGGCGCCCTACCGACCGGAAGAGGTGATCCCCCGCTCGCATGCGATCCTGGCGCTGATCGAGCAGGAACTCACGGGCAGAGGCTGGGTTGCGGCCGACCGGCCGACGATCGCCGATGTCGCGCTCTACAGCTACGTAGCGCGCGCCCCCGAAGGCGACGTCGATCTCCAGCCCTATCCGGAGATCCGCGCCTGGCTCACCCGCATCGAAGCCTTGCCGGGCTTCGTCGAGTTCGAAAAGACGCCGGTGGGGCTGGCGGCTTAG